A genomic segment from Lineus longissimus chromosome 15, tnLinLong1.2, whole genome shotgun sequence encodes:
- the LOC135499496 gene encoding histamine H2 receptor-like: MTKQVQRKKKGPFQGNTYDVTMTTDSDVTPLPLGVKDELLDAELGAALGGTLSLITIVTISGNTALLVILLKTTALRTMTNSFIVSLAMSDLLTGIFVMPFCAAAIMTGSWPFISGYCEVTGFIHSVCSIATVLNIMMVSSDRVLAVAKPLKYSLWMTPTVAGIMIAYVWLQSIIFSAVPFCSFSHYTYGRAKGFCAFDWSSGSNFVLSYALVCLLMPALITFVFLLVIIKHAKSRPSLMSLMPVPVAAVSVVVHSQPMVNYRRSTIQAMRTLFIITVVVAVLWTPQITVNIFDIHKSPDVSESFRTSAMWLCLMSSMTNPLIFLSNRKFKEKFKEVFCRCLLKRSNIVGVDASVTQHTASTALPYTSHFEHSNVFSKATPSQANIPEEEVYRRVSFCEPQVRIGIKTELLLAVPNRCGKSGVPIAKVEPMLIPRKLSTEEIRRLSTETLRRSSDVRRPSDIIRRPSDIIRRSSDIRRPSEIRRGSDASRAAARAMSPTQLIQSYHMDIESSLTNESTSTTDGFPPVVLSVTPQLHAIPADMAEDINNDMI; the protein is encoded by the coding sequence ATGACAAAACAAGTCCAACGAAAGAAGAAGGGACCATTTCAAGGGAACACGTATGACGTCACGATGACCACTGATAGTGACGTCACACCATTACCTCTGGGGGTCAAGGATGAATTACTAGATGCAGAACTCGGTGCCGCATTGGGAGGGACGCTCTCCTTGATCACGATTGTGACAATCTCAGGGAATACTGCACTTCTGGTAATCCTCCTAAAAACAACCGCGCTCCGGACTATGACGAATTCTTTCATAGTGTCCTTGGCAATGAGCGATTTACTGACAGGAATTTTCGTGATGCCTTTCTGTGCAGCCGCAATAATGACCGGAAGTTGGCCTTTTATTTCCGGTTACTGTGAAGTCACCGGATTCATTCACAGTGTATGCTCAATAGCGACAGTTTTGAATATTATGATGGTGTCTTCGGATAGAGTCCTCGCGGTCGCGAAACCCCTGAAGTACTCCCTTTGGATGACGCCCACTGTAGCGGGAATTATGATTGCGTACGTCTGGCTACAGAGTATTATATTCAGTGCTGTTCCTTTTTGCAGTTTCAGCCACTACACGTACGGGAGAGCAAAAGGATTCTGCGCATTTGACTGGAGTAGCGGGTCGAACTTTGTTTTGTCGTATGCCTTAGTCTGTTTACTCATGCCCGCTTTGATAACTTTTGTATTCCTCCTCGTGATTATAAAACATGCCAAATCCCGTCCGAGTCTCATGAGCCTCATGCCCGTCCCCGTGGCGGCCGTGTCTGTAGTCGTCCATTCGCAACCAATGGTGAACTACAGACGAAGTACAATCCAAGCAATGCGGACTCTTTTTATCATCACAGTTGTTGTAGCTGTCTTATGGACGCCTCAAATCACTGTGAACATTTTTGACATCCACAAATCCCCTGATGTCTCTGAGAGCTTTCGGACTAGTGCCATGTGGTTGTGCCTCATGTCTAGTATGACAAATCCGCTGATATTTCTCAGCAACCGAAAATTCAAAGAGAAATTCAAGGAGGTGTTCTGCAGGTGTCTTTTGAAGCGTTCGAATATTGTCGGAGTGGACGCCAGCGTTACGCAACATACTGCAAGCACCGCATTGCCTTATACGTCTCATTTCGAACACAGTAACGTATTCTCCAAAGCCACGCCGTCACAAGCTAACATACCCGAAGAAGAAGTCTATCGCAGGGTGTCTTTTTGCGAGCCGCAAGTGAGGATAGGCATCAAGACGGAACTGTTACTGGCAGTGCCGAACCGCTGCGGGAAGTCTGGTGTCCCCATAGCAAAGGTCGAGCCAATGCTGATACCGCGAAAGCTCAGCACGGAGGAAATACGGAGGCTCAGTACAGAAACATTGCGGAGATCCAGCGACGTAAGACGGCCAAGCGATATCATACGACGGCCGAGTGATATCATAAGACGGTCAAGTGACATAAGACGGCCGAGTGAAATAAGACGAGGGAGTGACGCAAGTCGAGCAGCCGCTCGCGCAATGTCGCCTACCCAACTTATCCAATCCTACCATATGGACATTGAGTCCTCTCTGACGAATGAGTCCACGTCCACGACAGACGGGTTCCCGCCCGTTGTGCTGTCGGTGACGCCCCAGTTACATGCTATCCCTGCCGACATGGCGGAGGATATCAACAATGACATGATCTGA